The Malus sylvestris chromosome 8, drMalSylv7.2, whole genome shotgun sequence genomic interval ACTTCACCAACACACATATTTCTCACTCGTCCTGCACAGTTGCTTGTCATTTCTATCTCGAATAATACTTGGTTACTTAAAGAATGAGTAGGAGTTTCAACTCAAAATGTTCATTGCTGGTTCATAAAAAATCGTGTTTATGATCATaatcattcatattataaatcactacGTAAAGATTGCTTCTggaaataaatcaattaaaactaaggtcgtttcGTCATTGAactgtttaaaaacaaatgaacggaaTTGGTAAAAGCATCACGAAccgtctatgtatttgctacaatatagattgactaaacgaccttagttttaattcatattttGCATAGATGATATTTACAGAGTGATTCATAATATGATCGGTTCTTATCATAAGCACAAAATTATGTGATTCGAACACTAAAAGTTTTGAACAGAAATTCATACTCATCCTTGAGTAGCCAAACATTGTTCCTCTCTCCCTACAAGGAAAATTTtgtttatgaaataaatttacCGCTATTATGATGTTCTGATCAAGTAATATaatattctattaaaaaatttcaccatACGATcttatattattaaattaaaaaaccacGTAACAGTAAACTCAATCATACTGCATGTGAAGCCGACATAAGCCCTAATTTAGATTCGAACCCTAATTACGTTCACTTACGAAGTAGTAGTTTTCTTGGTTGGTTTTGTCAAAGATTATACATTCATTTTCTAGTTTAACTACCTTGTACTAACTGATAAATACTGTTCAAATAATCAGGACTACGTTGAATTAGCGTCCGACAACCATCGAACTAATTATCACATACGTTTCATGCATGTAAGAGGTTTCTCTAATTGACTATAATAGTCTAATGTAGTGGAGGTTAGGCAATTCAACTGCTCCTCAAGCCTTCGAGTGCCGAACTTCGCAAGACAACCCAACCGAAGATTTTCGATCCAAATTTTCGCATCTACTCTCTCTTAAAAAATGAAGTATGTCTTTGCTATTGCAAGAATATAACGATCAAAGAGACCTATCGCTCAGCTGCTTCGCATATTACTCACGAAAATCGTATTGCCCAAAGGAGCATTCTGTAATTGACTATAATAGTCTATTCTAATGGAAGTTAGGCAATTCAAGTAATATTTTTTTACTCGTTAAATTAAGTACTGCCTACTCTACTGGCTTTTGACTTGAAGCAAAGTACATAAGCGGCTTTTTAATATGCACTGGTAAATAATATACATCAGAATTATTCATCTGTTTGATCTTGATTATTAAATCTTTAGTCGCATATTCAATCCTACATTCATGcgaaaacataataaaattattGAGTATGAACTAGAATCATTTAACGAGTATGAACTAAACTCTGGAGTCTAAATCGGGCTGGTAAAAGTCAAAGAGTGGATGGTCAAATTTCCACGTTTGCCAAAATGAACCATTGCCTAGGATCCTAAATGTCACACACGTACAACCATGTGCATGAAGTTTGAAGCTTAAAACCGAAGCTTTAGGGCTGTATtattaaaagaaacaaaaaaaaaaagatttaaattaaacgaaggaaaaggaaaaattaggtgTTTGAAATTTGGTCTGTTTGACCAATTGATTGCATGTTGTTTTTGAATTTACTGCATAAAATAGATTTGGTTCCTGCCATGGATAATAATAAATGTGAAAGGGTAATAGTTGATGGATTAACTTGGATTCATAGTGTCATATGCACTCTGGATTTCGGTGTTTGGACTCCGAATCTTAGCCAACTCAGTTTCAATCCTGCAATCTTCATTGACTCATTCTACTGGCCCATTCCATAGAATCTCAAAAACTTAAAATGTACGAATCTCTTTATTTCTCTTAAACGGCTTAGATTTTGAAGTCTTTTATCCTGAAAGGATCTCAATTCAATTAACTTTAAGTTGAATGCACTGTGCATAGATTATATAATGGTTTGAAacaaattattttgaaaattacAATAGGGATGTCGATAAACTCATCAGCTGAAGAATTGATCATAAATATGTAAACACTTGTTTTACTTAATCAATgagtgattttttaatgtaacaGTTGCAAATTCGCTTAAGCTGTAAGATTGGAGCTTATGTATTGATCTTACATTCTAGGTTTATGAGTCGTGACATGATCTCAGTGATTATCAATGTACTTCAAGAAAGTGAACTAATGAATTAAGATTACGATAAGTTTTATTTCGGCCTTCTCTATTGTAATGTATAATTTTGATTATCTTCCtttccaaattttctttttttcagtCTCTTTCTATTTGAAAGGTCACGATTGAGCCCCTTTTAACATGAATGTTATAGTGTCATCATATTCGTGTTACAATTTGCTCTATAAAAGAGAAGGAGAATAAAGAAATTTAAAGGGAAGAAAATCATACTTGATCAGTGATACAAGTCATTTGCCTTGCTTTAACATAAAGTTATAATGTCAGTATATCTGTGTcatataatttattttcctaGACGAAGAATCTTTATCCAATTCTCATTCTTaagcaaggttttaaaagaAGTTAGAcattaaatctattatatttaatgtaaataagtgtttgcatataatttaaatatatataatttcatcataaactacaaaatagaataacatattaattatgaagtgttggaacataatgaaaacatgaggaacaatgatataatgtgtgttcatttaagtatgcaacaaatctcttacaatttattaaaaaaaaataaaatgcaaaatgaaagttatctattttctgtttaaATAAGTCGCGACCTAAGCGGGTGCCTTTACAGGTATAGGCgtcatttattaattttcaaactCTTAGACATTAATCGAAACGGTAGCCAGCCTAGCTCCTAAACAAGGTCTAAATGAGACTAGGTAGGAGCTATGCGGCATTAGGCatgaatttttagaacaatgttcTTAAGTTTTCTTTTTTAACGCTAATGTTCTTAAGTTAAATATAGACTTTGGCGTCCAAAGTCAAAAGTTCCTCGTCTTAGCTACGCGTCAAACGCCAGGAACATCCACCCGGCACGAGGCCCCACCAACCCCGCCCACTCTCCTTCCCCGGCGCGTAACACAAGATCTCCCGCGAAGCAAAGACGACGAGAAGGGACACATCGGGCATAAAACACCAAATACCGAGGGCAAAAGCGTCCATGAAAGGGTGGCGTGCTTTAACGGCATAAAAGCTTCTTAAAAGTCCTCTGAGATACTCTGTTAAACAGTCCCCTACTCTCTATACACACCCACGCACTCTCTCACTAGACCCGAACCtcactccaccaccaccactttctctctctaactttcccccccccctctctctctccattttttttttctctttcgcTGCAAATTTCAGAGGGAGGAGGAGACAGCCGCGTCAGATTACATATCAAACATCATTGGGTCGTCGTCGAGATTCGCGCCGtgggaaaaaaaatcataaagaaACGACGAGAGGGGAAGATCTTCAGCGTATCAGGAAGTGATTTAAAGCAAAGGCGGCGACAATTTATTATTCCCTCTGTGCTTGCAGActgttagagagagaaagcagagagagggaggagagggaggagagagaggagagggagggTGGGGTTTGGTTTATTCATTAAAATCCTCTGAAAAATCGATTCTTTCTGCATTTTTGGATTTTTCGGGTTGTGGGTTAGAGAGAAAAACAAGAGAGACAGCGCATGGTTTATTCATAAAATCCTCTGAAAATTCAATACTTtgtccattttttttaattttttgggttgTGGGTTTTTGCGATTGGGCGGAAATAGTTGTGGGTTTTGTGTAAGAAGCGTCATCAGTGTCATCACAAAGGGTTGGGAAACGAATGGGGAGGGCGTAAAGGTCGAGGCTTTTGCGATAAGGGCAGGGACAGTGCTTGTCTCGTTCCAAAACGTTTATGGTCTGCTGGTTGCGTGTCTTGGAGAGAGGGACAGGAGGGAGAGGGAAGAAGGAGAGGGGTTTTGTCTCTCTGTTCGGCTGAGAGTTCCTCAGGACCCGCCAtttgagagagagggaggagagagaaagttgGCATTGACGCAGCTTGAGCAGAAACGGAACGGAGTCTATAATCTGTGGAGGAGTTGGACTTCGTTTGTAGGTGTTTGGTGCTGTAATTTCTGGTGGCTAAGAAGGGTATTTTGGCACAAAAATGAAGTTTATGAAGCTGGGGTCCAAGCCTGATGCATTTCAGGCCGATGGCAAGTCTATCAGGTAAAATGCTTTTCATTTGTTCTCTCAAAAATCCTAAATTCCCTTTTTATATTTTCCAGTGTtggtttttttaaaattttctttgcCTCTCCTGTCAATGCTACGAACTTGATGAACTTCTCTTAGATTCTGaattttggtttttcttctctctctagaatcgTGAAATTTTAAGTAAATGGGgtcctttttctctctctagaattaaAATTGTTAACTTTTGCTTGACAGAAAACATGTGTTtgagtttttctttctttctgcaagTATGCTCTGTTTCTGTACAGAGCTGGTGAAATGCTGCCGTTGAATGGTGAAAGAAAAGGGTGAAATTACTAATTTACTACTAGGTGGTGAATTATTTACCTTAAAATACTGAAAAAAACGTGAAAGATTAGCTACCACCTCTCCAGAACAAAACCCTTTATTTTTGGGATAGGATATTACAAGAAACTTTTGAGGagataaataaacaagaaaacaaaggtAGGGGAAGGAAGAAAGCACATGGGCGTTTTGTGCTGTTCGTATCATTGTTATTCTTTCTCCCCTTAAAAGTATTGCCTATTTAAATTTTGGAGAGTGTAGGGTTATAGGGAGTTGTGGTGTGGCAGTTGTCTTTCAGGATGTGGTCCTGCATTTGGAATGTCACTATTTTATCGAGTTTTGTGGTCCAAATGTGGTAGAAGTCATATGGAGTAGCCCCAAGATCTGTAATCATCACACCTGTGAAATTCTTCCGGTGAACGATGACATCGGTTCAATCAATCAACGataacaacaaagtcttatcctattaagtggggtcggcagtatgaatcctagaacgccactaCTCCAGTTTTGCGTAAAGTATTCCGTTTGCTCTAAGTACTCTtatgtcttttcttagagtctttaTCCAGGTCTTCCTCAACCCCTTTTTCTTTAAGCCTCTATCTCATAttcgcatcttctaaccagaGCATTTGTAGGTCCGTTCACTtgtccaaaccaccttaactgattttctctcatctgcaATTTTTTTAGTCTTTAAACAAATTAGCGGACGTGTCTTTCTTCCTGTGGATTGTTTTGCCGTCATCTGAATAAATATGAAACTGATTGAAACTCGCTTAATTCTTGCATGTCTAGTTTCCTTATGATATTTTAGTTTCAACTACAGCTCGAATTTGAAGTCTATAATCTGACATCGGTTGTGGAGTTTTCCGCAAACCACCTTCTCATAGTGCTTAAGCCcgattttttatatttgaaattttttttgtaactgTTTGCCTCGTACGGATCCAAATATTTTGTAAATGCGTGCCTTCTTGTAGTTTCTATGATCCTCGTGTCTAGGCGATTTAACTGGTTTTCGTATGTTCATGCAGATATGTGTCATCTGACTTGCAAACAGATGTCGTTATTAATGTTGGGGAAGTGAAGTTTTACCTTCACAAGGTATTCTTTTCCTTGCCACCCGTCTTCATcaatttacataatttttttactatAATAGCATTGATTTGTTTCGTGGTCATATGTGCATATGAATGTTTTTTGCGATTTATGTTTCGATGAACATAATAGCGGTGAATCTGAAATGTTGGTGATTATTATTGAGTGGTACATTTGTTACTAGAATTACTGCTACTTTCTCTGCTGAAGCGAGctttgtttcatattgttgaTATATCTGTTTTTCTAGTTCCCTCTCTTGTCCAAGAGCAATCGCCTGCAAAAACTAGTATCTAAACCCAACGACGATTCTGAAGAAGTTGACATGGTTGATTTTCCTGGTGGGCCAAAATCCTTTGAAATTTGTGCAAAGTTTTGCTATGGAATGACTGTTACTCTGAACGCTTACAATGTTGTGGCTGCTCGTTGTGCTGCTGAGTATCTGGAGATGACCGAGGATGTTGATCGCAGTAACCTAATATACAAAATTGAGGTGTTCCTTAACTCAAGCATCTTCCGCAGCTGGAAGGATTCCATTATTGTTCTACAAACCACCAAATCTCTTCTGTCATGGTCTGATGATCTGAAGATTGTCGGAAGATGCATAGATTCAATTGCATCTAAAACGTCTGTAGACCCTACTAACATCACCTGGTCCTATACGTATAACCGAAAACTAGCAGAGCCTGATAAAATTATTGAAGAAGGGATGAATTATCGAGACAAAATTGAAAAAGTTCCAAGGGATTGGTGGGTTGAAGACATATGTGAGTTGGATATTGATCTCTACAAGCGAGTTATGATTGCTGTGAAATCGAAGGGAAGAATGGACGGCACTGTTATTGGGGAGGCTCTGAAGACTTATGCAGTTAGATGGTTGCCAGATTCTGTTGATGCACTGGTTTCAGATGAACACGCCTTGAGGAACAAATCTCTGGTAGAAACAATTATTTGCTTATTGCCGTCTGACAAAGGCATGGGTTGCTCATCAAGTTTCTTGCTGAAACTTTTGAAAGTTTCTATTTTGGTGGGAGCAGACGAGTCGTTGAGGGAGGAGCTGGTGAAGAGGATcagtttgaagttgcatgaagCTTGTGTCGATGACTTATTGATCCCCGCTCGATCTCCTCAAATTACTATATATGATGTTGAGTTGGTTCAGTCTGTTGTGAATCAGTATGTGATGCATGAAAAGTATAAGTGGGATTTGGATGTTGTCGAGAAGAATGAAAAGGGGACTGAGACTTTTACGTTGTTGAGTGTTGGTAGACTGGTTGATGGGTATATTGCGGAAATTGCACATGACCCAAATCTTAACCTCAGTAGTTTCGTAGAGTTGTCACAATCAATTCCCGAGTCAGCAAGGCCAATTCACGATGGGTTGTACAAGGCCATCGACATCTACCTGAAGGTATGCGTTTAAGCCATGTCCGCTTggtttatttattct includes:
- the LOC126631678 gene encoding BTB/POZ domain-containing protein NPY1-like isoform X1 — encoded protein: MKFMKLGSKPDAFQADGKSIRYVSSDLQTDVVINVGEVKFYLHKFPLLSKSNRLQKLVSKPNDDSEEVDMVDFPGGPKSFEICAKFCYGMTVTLNAYNVVAARCAAEYLEMTEDVDRSNLIYKIEVFLNSSIFRSWKDSIIVLQTTKSLLSWSDDLKIVGRCIDSIASKTSVDPTNITWSYTYNRKLAEPDKIIEEGMNYRDKIEKVPRDWWVEDICELDIDLYKRVMIAVKSKGRMDGTVIGEALKTYAVRWLPDSVDALVSDEHALRNKSLVETIICLLPSDKGMGCSSSFLLKLLKVSILVGADESLREELVKRISLKLHEACVDDLLIPARSPQITIYDVELVQSVVNQYVMHEKYKWDLDVVEKNEKGTETFTLLSVGRLVDGYIAEIAHDPNLNLSSFVELSQSIPESARPIHDGLYKAIDIYLKFPCLQEHPSLTKAERKRICGLMDVKKLTVEASMDAAQNEQLPLRVVVQVLFFEQVRSAASVRALNNHPSDTSLSTTNLDEEHDKTAEENCKPPGKQMSQMKVTEEFQKNVKLGKKSSKNSASGSQLLPSRSRRIFDKLWSVGKGHVENKSSETSGSSHSPTSNVPGDSKSVSRHRRHSIS
- the LOC126631678 gene encoding BTB/POZ domain-containing protein NPY1-like isoform X2 — its product is MKFMKLGSKPDAFQADGKSIRYVSSDLQTDVVINVGEVKFYLHKFPLLSKSNRLQKLVSKPNDDSEEVDMVDFPGGPKSFEICAKFCYGMTVTLNAYNVVAARCAAEYLEMTEDVDRSNLIYKIEVFLNSSIFRSWKDSIIVLQTTKSLLSWSDDLKIVGRCIDSIASKTSVDPTNITWSYTYNRKLAEPDKIIEEGMNYRDKIEKVPRDWWVEDICELDIDLYKRVMIAVKSKGRMDGTVIGEALKTYAVRWLPDSVDALVSDEHALRNKSLVETIICLLPSDKGMGCSSSFLLKLLKVSILVGADESLREELVKRISLKLHEACVDDLLIPARSPQITIYDVELVQSVVNQYVMHEKYKWDLDVVEKNEKGTETFTLLSVGRLVDGYIAEIAHDPNLNLSSFVELSQSIPESARPIHDGLYKAIDIYLKEHPSLTKAERKRICGLMDVKKLTVEASMDAAQNEQLPLRVVVQVLFFEQVRSAASVRALNNHPSDTSLSTTNLDEEHDKTAEENCKPPGKQMSQMKVTEEFQKNVKLGKKSSKNSASGSQLLPSRSRRIFDKLWSVGKGHVENKSSETSGSSHSPTSNVPGDSKSVSRHRRHSIS